From a region of the Fischerella sp. JS2 genome:
- a CDS encoding Gfo/Idh/MocA family oxidoreductase — MTPLVDKYIAVIGCGYWGKNLVRNFAELDVLRVVCDANQETLAKFEEQYGIESVTNINEVLSMSDVKAVVIATPAATHASLVMEALAAGKDVFVEKPLALTLEDALAIQTAAYKSDKILMVGHLLEYHPALVKLRSLVAEGKIGQLQYIYSNRLSCGKVRTEENVLWSFAPHDICSILGFIGKLPISVQAVGSSRLGEVEDFCVINLEFEQNFKAHIFVSWFHPFKEHRLVVVGDAGTAVFDDVSVNEKLIIYEQKLEWQHHIPVIHKGGKNSINLEPAEPLKLECQHFLDCITTRQTPVTNIQNGIDVLTVLQAAQLSLESQGKVIYLKENQLVVS; from the coding sequence ATGACGCCTCTTGTTGATAAATATATAGCAGTAATTGGCTGCGGCTACTGGGGTAAAAATTTAGTTCGCAATTTTGCTGAATTAGATGTTTTGCGGGTTGTTTGCGATGCTAATCAGGAAACCTTAGCAAAATTTGAAGAACAATATGGCATTGAGAGTGTAACTAACATTAATGAAGTCTTGTCAATGTCAGATGTAAAAGCAGTAGTAATTGCTACACCAGCAGCAACTCATGCCAGTTTAGTAATGGAAGCATTAGCTGCTGGTAAAGATGTTTTTGTCGAGAAACCCCTGGCTTTAACTCTAGAAGATGCTCTAGCCATTCAAACTGCCGCTTACAAAAGCGATAAAATTCTCATGGTAGGCCATCTATTGGAGTATCATCCGGCTTTAGTCAAACTCCGCAGCCTAGTAGCTGAAGGCAAAATTGGTCAACTGCAATATATTTATTCCAATCGTTTGAGTTGCGGAAAAGTCCGCACAGAAGAAAACGTACTTTGGAGTTTTGCCCCCCACGACATTTGTTCTATTTTAGGATTTATTGGCAAACTACCAATATCTGTTCAAGCTGTTGGTAGTTCTCGTTTGGGTGAAGTCGAAGATTTTTGCGTCATAAATCTAGAGTTTGAGCAAAACTTTAAAGCTCATATTTTTGTGAGTTGGTTTCACCCTTTTAAAGAACACAGGTTGGTGGTAGTAGGAGATGCTGGAACAGCTGTTTTTGATGATGTTTCGGTGAACGAAAAGTTAATAATTTATGAACAGAAATTAGAGTGGCAACATCATATTCCAGTTATTCACAAAGGAGGAAAAAATTCTATTAACCTAGAGCCAGCAGAACCCTTAAAGTTAGAGTGCCAACATTTTTTAGATTGTATTACAACCAGGCAAACTCCTGTCACTAATATCCAGAATGGAATTGATGTTTTGACAGTTTTACAAGCTGCTCAATTATCGTTAGAATCTCAAGGCAAAGTAATTTATCTCAAGGAGAACCAACTTGTCGTTAGTTAA
- a CDS encoding NAD(P)/FAD-dependent oxidoreductase: MKIGIIGGGIMGLSLAYRLSQKGHKVTVFESSQQLGGLATYHDFGAFVWDRFYHVILPSDKYLIQFIKDIGLADQLRWRATLTGCYINKKLYSISNTLEFFLFPPLTFIGKLRLAFTLLYGSRINNWQRLEKIPVEDWLLRISGKNAYEKLWKPLLLAKLGENYKRVSAVFIWSYIKRLFSARDSSLHKEQLGYIAGGYKTVFDRLANLIHAASGEIRTGVAVEYIAPHSEKGIWVESNSKKEHFDKVIFTAPVNVLQQVAAKDLVQIAGDGATVEYLGVICMGLITRKALVPYYIVNVADQQIPFTGVLGMSNLVSRQETAGLHLTYFPKYVHSDDPLLKKSDEELRNLFFQGLRLMFPDLQVENIVSAHINRAMKMQPLQVLNYSQLVPKVLTEHEDFYVLNTSQFLNDTLNNNTVVHHVDEFVSQFHF; this comes from the coding sequence ATGAAGATAGGCATTATTGGTGGCGGGATAATGGGGTTATCACTAGCCTATCGACTGTCACAAAAAGGTCATAAAGTCACTGTTTTTGAAAGCAGTCAACAACTTGGTGGACTTGCCACTTATCACGATTTTGGTGCTTTTGTTTGGGATAGATTTTATCATGTGATTCTGCCATCAGATAAATATCTAATTCAGTTTATTAAAGATATTGGACTGGCAGATCAATTGCGTTGGCGAGCTACATTAACAGGGTGTTACATAAATAAAAAATTATATTCCATCAGTAACACCTTAGAATTTTTCTTGTTTCCTCCCCTTACTTTTATAGGTAAGCTACGATTAGCTTTTACTCTGTTGTACGGTTCGCGGATAAATAACTGGCAAAGACTAGAAAAAATTCCGGTAGAAGATTGGCTATTACGAATCTCTGGGAAGAATGCCTACGAAAAGTTGTGGAAACCGTTACTGCTAGCAAAACTGGGAGAAAACTACAAACGTGTCTCTGCGGTTTTTATTTGGTCTTACATCAAACGTCTATTTTCGGCGCGTGATTCCTCATTGCATAAAGAACAACTAGGTTATATTGCAGGTGGATATAAAACGGTTTTTGATCGTTTGGCTAATTTAATTCACGCTGCCAGTGGCGAAATTCGTACAGGTGTGGCTGTGGAATATATTGCACCACACTCAGAAAAAGGGATTTGGGTAGAAAGTAACAGCAAAAAAGAACATTTTGATAAAGTCATATTTACAGCACCTGTAAATGTTTTGCAACAGGTAGCAGCGAAAGATTTAGTGCAGATTGCTGGGGATGGTGCAACAGTAGAATACCTGGGTGTAATCTGTATGGGACTGATTACCCGTAAAGCATTAGTTCCCTACTACATTGTCAATGTTGCTGATCAGCAAATTCCGTTTACTGGTGTGTTGGGAATGAGTAACCTAGTTTCTCGCCAAGAAACAGCAGGACTGCATCTAACTTATTTCCCAAAATATGTGCATTCTGATGATCCGTTGCTAAAAAAATCAGATGAAGAACTGCGTAACTTGTTCTTCCAAGGACTGCGTCTGATGTTCCCAGACTTGCAGGTTGAAAATATTGTATCAGCACACATTAACCGGGCTATGAAAATGCAACCGTTACAGGTGCTGAATTATTCTCAGCTTGTCCCCAAAGTATTGACGGAACATGAAGATTTTTATGTGCTGAATACCTCACAGTTTCTCAATGACACGCTTAATAACAATACAGTGGTACATCATGTGGATGAATTTGTGAGTCAGTTTCACTTCTAA
- a CDS encoding glycosyltransferase family 4 protein has protein sequence MTLSKWINQKLFLYSSAYSEDKTEDLIKTEKTFKLSVITQFFPPDYAATGQLLEELTRQLGILGVDIEVFTSQPGYAFRASHAPAVENLGKVQVQRSRTAQLWPGRIRGKAVNGVLFTLRAVLHLLKNGSRFNLLLLTTAPPFLPVIGYLAHSWLKIPYICILYDLYPDIAIALNVVSKDHWLAKLWQKLNKLVWQKSKAIIVLSPAMKMRVTAICPQVADKVFVIHSWGDPDLIIPIAKKENWFAWKYNLVNKFTVLYSGNMGRCHDMDTILEAAKLLQDEPIQFVFIGSGAKQEELIKDVNRLRLKNFVFLPYQDKEVLPYSLTAGDLSLVSVDAGMESLVAPSKLYPALASGRPIAVICSQYSYLRQMITEANCGDTFENGDSHGLAEFIRLLSQDQELAKRMGRAGRQYMRSHFTPQIVSRQYLQVLQQSISLDK, from the coding sequence ATGACACTCAGTAAATGGATTAATCAAAAACTATTTTTATATAGCTCTGCTTATTCGGAGGATAAAACTGAAGATTTGATAAAAACTGAGAAAACATTCAAATTGTCAGTCATTACTCAATTTTTTCCTCCAGATTACGCAGCTACAGGACAATTGTTAGAAGAACTGACTAGGCAATTGGGAATTTTAGGGGTAGATATTGAAGTTTTTACAAGTCAGCCAGGATATGCTTTTCGAGCTTCTCATGCCCCAGCTGTCGAAAATTTAGGTAAAGTACAAGTACAACGATCGCGCACTGCTCAACTTTGGCCAGGACGTATTCGAGGTAAAGCAGTAAATGGAGTTCTGTTTACTCTGCGCGCTGTACTTCATTTACTGAAAAATGGTAGTCGTTTCAACTTATTGTTATTGACCACAGCACCACCATTTTTGCCAGTCATAGGATATTTAGCTCATAGTTGGTTGAAAATTCCCTATATCTGCATACTCTATGATCTATATCCAGATATTGCGATCGCTCTGAATGTGGTCTCAAAAGACCATTGGCTAGCAAAGCTTTGGCAGAAACTAAATAAATTAGTTTGGCAAAAATCCAAAGCAATCATAGTTCTCAGTCCTGCAATGAAAATGCGAGTGACTGCTATTTGTCCACAGGTAGCCGATAAGGTTTTTGTAATTCACAGTTGGGGAGATCCTGATTTGATAATACCCATAGCCAAAAAAGAGAACTGGTTCGCATGGAAGTACAACTTAGTAAATAAGTTTACAGTGCTTTACTCTGGCAACATGGGTCGTTGTCATGACATGGACACCATCTTGGAAGCAGCCAAACTACTACAAGATGAACCAATTCAGTTTGTGTTTATTGGTAGTGGAGCAAAACAGGAAGAATTAATCAAGGATGTAAATCGCTTAAGACTAAAAAATTTTGTCTTTTTACCTTATCAAGACAAAGAAGTATTACCTTACTCTTTGACAGCTGGTGATTTGTCTCTAGTGAGTGTGGATGCGGGTATGGAAAGCTTAGTGGCTCCCAGCAAACTTTATCCAGCCTTAGCATCCGGGCGACCAATAGCAGTTATTTGTTCACAGTATTCATATTTGAGACAAATGATTACAGAAGCCAATTGTGGTGACACCTTTGAAAATGGAGACAGTCATGGGTTGGCTGAGTTTATTCGCCTGCTGAGTCAAGACCAGGAATTAGCAAAGCGTATGGGTAGGGCTGGTCGTCAGTATATGCGATCGCACTTTACACCTCAAATTGTATCTCGACAATATTTACAAGTTTTGCAGCAGAGTATTAGCTTGGATAAATAA
- a CDS encoding EamA family transporter, whose product MTTESLPSRLKILSYTTLFVSIAFGIVGQLLMKHTMSNLNAGFFSWTFIQQLALALTTYSLGVVNWVFALRVVKLSIAYPLTSLNYVGILFGSYYFFDEKITSVRIIGVVLIFIGVLLVALPIQKSKQHHH is encoded by the coding sequence ATGACAACAGAATCATTACCATCCCGTTTAAAAATACTTTCTTACACAACTTTATTTGTCAGTATTGCTTTTGGAATTGTGGGACAACTGCTCATGAAACACACCATGAGCAATTTGAATGCTGGATTTTTCTCCTGGACATTCATTCAACAATTGGCACTTGCTTTGACAACATATAGCCTGGGTGTTGTGAATTGGGTATTTGCTTTACGAGTAGTGAAATTAAGTATTGCCTATCCTTTAACAAGTCTAAACTATGTAGGAATTTTATTTGGCTCTTATTACTTTTTTGATGAAAAAATTACTTCGGTTCGTATTATTGGTGTTGTACTAATTTTTATAGGAGTTTTACTAGTCGCATTGCCAATTCAAAAATCAAAACAGCATCATCATTAG
- a CDS encoding nucleotide sugar dehydrogenase, with product MLLKELKDKINNKQAKIGIIGLGYVGLPILVAFAQKGFSVIGFDIDQQKIDQIKQGKSYIKHIASETLKHELIDATTDMSRLGEVDAIIICVPTPLNTHREPDLTYVIETTYTIASHLKIGQLVVLESTTYPGTTEEVMLPILSKTGFVVGQEFSLAYSPEREDPANGKFSLVNVPKVVGGTTPLCLELAQTLYNQIIVKTVPVSSTKTAEATKILENIYRAVNIALVNELKILFHKMDIDIWEVIEAAKTKPFGFQAFYPGPGWGGHCIPIDPFYLTWKAREYDVSLQFIELAGEVNTLMPNYVVNRLISALNSQCKPLKNSQILILGVAYKKNVDDQRESPSLKIIQLLQHQEAKVEYHDPYAPTCFGHRHYPEINLKSVPLTKDNLRKFDAVIIATDHDNVDYQLVAEHSSLIIDTRNVLSAKGLNANNAVCA from the coding sequence ATGTTACTTAAAGAACTCAAAGATAAAATTAATAATAAACAAGCAAAAATTGGCATTATTGGGCTTGGATATGTAGGTCTACCAATATTAGTAGCCTTTGCTCAAAAAGGATTTTCAGTAATTGGTTTTGATATTGATCAGCAGAAAATTGACCAAATTAAGCAAGGTAAATCATATATTAAACATATTGCTTCAGAAACTTTAAAGCATGAATTAATTGATGCCACAACTGACATGAGTCGTTTGGGGGAAGTGGATGCAATTATTATTTGTGTCCCTACACCTTTAAATACACATAGAGAGCCTGACTTAACCTATGTGATTGAAACGACTTATACAATTGCCAGTCATTTGAAAATCGGACAGCTAGTGGTTTTGGAAAGTACTACTTATCCAGGAACTACAGAAGAAGTAATGCTGCCTATCCTTTCTAAAACTGGTTTTGTAGTTGGTCAAGAATTTTCACTTGCTTATTCTCCAGAACGTGAAGACCCTGCTAATGGCAAGTTTTCTTTAGTTAATGTACCAAAAGTAGTTGGTGGAACTACACCCTTATGTCTGGAACTTGCTCAGACTCTCTATAACCAAATTATTGTTAAAACAGTGCCAGTATCTTCTACTAAAACAGCAGAAGCAACAAAAATTCTAGAAAACATTTACCGCGCTGTTAATATCGCCCTTGTTAACGAACTGAAGATTCTATTCCACAAAATGGATATAGATATCTGGGAAGTAATTGAAGCAGCGAAAACTAAGCCCTTTGGTTTTCAAGCTTTTTATCCTGGCCCTGGTTGGGGTGGACATTGTATTCCTATTGATCCGTTTTACTTAACATGGAAAGCTAGAGAATATGATGTTTCATTGCAATTTATTGAGTTAGCTGGTGAAGTTAATACTTTAATGCCTAACTATGTAGTTAATAGATTAATTTCTGCTCTCAATAGTCAATGTAAACCTCTCAAAAACTCTCAAATTCTCATCTTAGGAGTTGCTTACAAAAAAAATGTAGATGATCAACGGGAAAGCCCTTCTCTCAAAATCATTCAACTTTTACAACATCAAGAAGCAAAAGTCGAATATCATGACCCTTATGCTCCTACCTGTTTTGGTCATCGTCATTATCCAGAAATTAATTTAAAATCTGTACCTTTAACCAAAGATAATTTACGAAAATTTGATGCTGTCATTATTGCTACAGACCATGATAATGTAGACTATCAATTAGTAGCTGAGCATTCATCCCTAATTATAGATACTCGTAATGTTTTATCAGCAAAAGGATTAAATGCAAACAATGCTGTCTGTGCGTAA
- a CDS encoding EamA family transporter, whose amino-acid sequence MNLIPWLILITVVILGTVGQLSLKYAFQAPKSSNLEQKSSKNLLLSPFFWIWFTSYVIVTILWLLVLRTIPLSQAFPALGLTFALVPLASNRFLGEKVVLSQWFGIAIIITGVILVVQK is encoded by the coding sequence ATGAACCTAATTCCTTGGTTAATTTTAATAACAGTGGTGATTCTAGGTACAGTTGGACAGTTATCACTAAAATATGCTTTCCAAGCTCCCAAATCCTCTAATTTAGAGCAAAAATCCTCTAAAAATTTGTTGCTTTCGCCCTTCTTTTGGATATGGTTTACTAGCTATGTCATCGTGACTATTTTATGGCTGTTAGTCCTGCGAACAATTCCTCTGAGTCAAGCATTTCCAGCTCTTGGTTTAACGTTTGCCTTAGTGCCTTTAGCGTCTAATCGTTTTTTAGGAGAAAAAGTCGTTCTGAGTCAGTGGTTTGGTATTGCAATTATTATCACTGGTGTCATTCTTGTTGTACAGAAATAG
- a CDS encoding GDP-mannose 4,6-dehydratase, whose translation MTNIPRKILVTGVAGFLGSHLLDKLIACGHEVIGIDNLSMGKIENIGHHLTNKQFQFLQKDITEKSTFDNLATDIDCIVHLAAFKIPRYGKAIDTLKINYQGTDNVLELARQLNCKCVLASTSDVYGRNPKIPFSEDDDSVLGSSKVARWSYAVSKLFDEHLAFAYQDSYGFPVVLLRFFGSYGPRHHLSWWGGPQSVFIEQVLNDGEITIHGDGMQTRSFTFVSDTVEGIYAATIKPEANGEIFNIGSNHEITILELAQTIKRLSNTPGELKLKFIPYESFTGRKYEDVRRRVPDSTKCEKLLGVKAQVGLEEGLSRTISWQRSLGLYKY comes from the coding sequence ATGACAAATATTCCTAGAAAAATATTAGTGACTGGCGTTGCTGGTTTTCTTGGTTCCCATCTGCTCGATAAACTAATCGCTTGCGGTCATGAGGTGATTGGTATCGATAACCTATCAATGGGAAAAATAGAAAATATTGGGCATCATTTAACCAATAAACAATTTCAGTTTCTGCAAAAAGATATTACTGAAAAAAGTACCTTTGATAACTTAGCTACAGATATTGATTGCATCGTTCACCTGGCCGCCTTCAAAATTCCCCGCTACGGCAAAGCCATTGATACATTGAAAATTAACTATCAAGGTACAGATAATGTGTTGGAGCTAGCACGACAGTTAAATTGTAAATGTGTGTTGGCTTCCACCTCCGATGTTTACGGACGAAACCCCAAAATTCCCTTCAGCGAAGACGATGATTCTGTGCTTGGTTCGTCAAAAGTTGCCCGTTGGAGTTACGCTGTTTCCAAACTCTTTGATGAACATCTTGCCTTCGCCTATCAAGATAGCTATGGTTTTCCTGTAGTCCTGCTCAGGTTTTTTGGTTCCTACGGCCCACGCCATCACCTCTCATGGTGGGGAGGCCCTCAATCAGTATTTATTGAACAAGTATTAAATGATGGTGAAATTACCATTCATGGTGACGGAATGCAAACTCGTAGCTTTACCTTTGTCAGCGATACTGTAGAAGGAATATACGCCGCCACTATCAAACCAGAAGCTAATGGCGAAATTTTTAATATTGGCAGTAATCATGAAATAACCATTCTTGAACTTGCCCAAACTATTAAACGACTGAGTAATACTCCTGGTGAACTCAAACTTAAGTTCATTCCCTACGAATCTTTCACCGGTCGCAAATACGAAGATGTTAGACGGCGAGTTCCTGATAGTACTAAGTGTGAAAAACTTCTGGGTGTGAAAGCACAAGTAGGACTAGAAGAAGGATTATCTCGTACTATTTCTTGGCAGCGTAGTTTGGGTCTTTATAAATATTAG
- a CDS encoding DegT/DnrJ/EryC1/StrS family aminotransferase, translating into MNKTNIPPFDATVQYQKIADQIEKSICAVMAGGRYIMGPQVKEFEIQFAQYLGCEQVISCNSGTDALHLALRALRIGSGDEVITTPFTFIATTEAIGIVGATPVFVDVDFSSYNIDTSLIEAKITERTKAILPVHLYGRPCNMTAIMEIARKYNLKVIEDCAQATGATWDGKKVGTIGDAGCFSFFPTKNLGCFGDGGAVATSDPEIAERVEYLRRHGGKVKYHHEELGLNSRLDTVQATVLLIKLPYLDQWNAARSAIANYYLKQLAHVKGIILPDVVQGGNSVWNQFTIRVLNGQRDNLQKILKEKGVASMVYYPIPLHLQEVHTDLGYTSGSFPVSEQLSCEVLSLPMFPELEPTAQQIVTETVSQALADIYCFQ; encoded by the coding sequence ATGAATAAAACCAACATCCCCCCATTTGATGCTACTGTTCAGTATCAAAAGATTGCAGATCAAATTGAGAAAAGTATCTGTGCAGTTATGGCTGGAGGGCGTTACATTATGGGTCCTCAAGTCAAAGAGTTTGAAATCCAGTTTGCTCAATATCTGGGTTGTGAACAAGTCATTTCTTGCAATTCTGGTACAGACGCACTACATTTAGCTCTCAGAGCATTGCGAATCGGTTCTGGAGATGAAGTCATTACTACGCCTTTTACATTTATTGCTACAACAGAAGCGATTGGTATAGTAGGGGCAACTCCAGTTTTTGTTGATGTAGATTTCAGTAGCTACAACATAGATACCAGCTTAATTGAAGCAAAAATAACAGAACGTACCAAAGCAATTTTGCCAGTGCATCTATACGGGCGTCCATGTAATATGACTGCAATTATGGAAATTGCCCGTAAGTATAATCTGAAAGTGATTGAAGATTGCGCTCAAGCTACAGGTGCAACATGGGATGGGAAAAAGGTAGGGACAATTGGGGATGCTGGTTGTTTTAGCTTCTTTCCTACCAAAAATTTAGGATGTTTTGGCGATGGCGGTGCAGTCGCAACTTCCGATCCAGAAATTGCAGAACGGGTTGAGTATCTACGCAGACATGGTGGTAAGGTAAAGTATCATCATGAAGAATTGGGACTAAATAGTCGCTTGGATACTGTGCAAGCTACTGTTTTACTAATAAAGCTACCATATTTAGATCAGTGGAATGCAGCCAGAAGTGCGATCGCAAATTACTACCTCAAACAACTAGCTCACGTCAAAGGCATAATTTTACCTGATGTAGTACAAGGTGGAAACTCTGTCTGGAATCAATTTACTATTCGGGTATTAAACGGTCAACGTGACAACTTGCAAAAAATCCTCAAAGAAAAAGGTGTGGCTAGCATGGTGTATTACCCCATTCCTCTACATCTGCAAGAAGTTCATACTGACTTAGGTTACACTTCTGGTTCCTTCCCAGTTAGTGAACAACTTAGCTGTGAAGTCCTCTCCTTACCTATGTTCCCCGAACTGGAACCAACGGCACAACAAATTGTAACTGAAACTGTTAGTCAAGCTTTAGCTGATATCTACTGTTTCCAGTAA
- a CDS encoding acyltransferase encodes MSLVNSHSKQDLDYFVHESAYVDQPCTIGNGTQIWHFSHVMPNVEMGEKCKIGQNVFIAAGVKIGQNVKIQNNVSVYDGVTLEDDVFCGPSCVFTNINTPRSAFPRNTKDHYLKTLVKQGATIGANATIVCGHTIGRYAFIGAGSTVTKDVPDYALVYGNPAKQVGWMCECGAKLEKFDDMTVCEACDRKYQYSGENQITRIV; translated from the coding sequence TTGTCGTTAGTTAATTCTCATTCCAAACAAGATTTAGATTATTTTGTGCATGAATCTGCCTATGTAGATCAGCCGTGTACAATTGGTAATGGGACACAAATATGGCATTTTAGCCATGTGATGCCAAATGTAGAAATGGGAGAAAAATGTAAAATTGGGCAAAATGTTTTTATTGCTGCTGGTGTCAAAATTGGGCAGAATGTCAAAATTCAAAATAACGTTTCTGTCTACGATGGGGTGACTTTAGAAGATGACGTTTTTTGTGGGCCTAGTTGTGTATTTACCAATATTAATACACCACGTTCTGCTTTTCCTCGCAATACCAAAGACCACTATTTAAAAACTTTGGTGAAACAGGGTGCGACGATAGGAGCTAACGCCACAATTGTTTGTGGTCATACCATCGGACGTTATGCGTTTATTGGTGCAGGGTCAACTGTTACTAAAGATGTGCCAGATTATGCATTAGTTTATGGCAATCCAGCAAAACAAGTGGGTTGGATGTGTGAATGCGGTGCTAAATTAGAAAAATTTGACGATATGACTGTCTGTGAAGCCTGCGATCGCAAGTATCAGTATAGTGGTGAAAATCAAATTACAAGGATTGTGTAA